Proteins from one Pagrus major chromosome 1, Pma_NU_1.0 genomic window:
- the LOC141007315 gene encoding NAD(P)(+)--arginine ADP-ribosyltransferase 1-like, giving the protein MPSWERQACQRTTLSACAITSLVLLVGLLMFVVVYLTLSWQDIVGEHSTQDLNFNVNDDMDDDCRAKAMVVTDKAIMQTWDTSTNFSKAWSNAEQKSREPVHIYMEKHHSIAIYMYTNVMLQPVKSKHDTEDRTEKQLKETFASRSLYSSLSEAIQVLKHSQLTCLSTKYRTETLLNQNISNKLIRFSTFILGSDRRNFTRNASCFEIYTCFGADITAYSALKGTSQVLIPPYELFKVTDIETDAQRCKVVYRLKSNLNCLYDRESNTLHLISALPAGGFWLIVTITCVIIVSLLLPFVVVKVLENYKKTAIYSASSLHNSTYFPVRVAT; this is encoded by the exons ATGCCTTCCTGGGAGAGGCAAGCATGTCAGAGAACAACATTATCTGCTTGTGCTATCACATCTCTTGTTCTTTTGGTGGGACTGCTCATGTTTGTTGTCGTATATCTGACACTCAGCTGGCAGGATATTGTTGGAGAG CATTCTACTCAGGATCTGAACTTCAACGTGAATGACGACATGGATGACGACTGCAGAGCCAAAGCTATGGTTGTGACTGATAAAGCCATAATGCAGACATGGGATACCAGCACAAACTTCAGCAAAGCTTGGAGCAATGCAGAGCAAAAATCTAGAGAGCCTGTACACATCTACATGGAGAAACATCATTCGATTGccatatatatgtacacaaaTGTTATGTTGCAACCTGTCAAGTCCAAACATGACACTGAAGACAGAACCGAAAAACAACTAAAGGAGACATTTGCGTCACGCTCCCTGTATTCTTCTCTTAGTGAGGCCATTCAGGTTCTGAAGCACAGTCAGCTGACGTGTCTTAGTACAAAATACAGAACAGAGACACTCTTGAATCAGAACATCTCTAACAAACTGATCCGGTTCAGCACCTTCATATTAGGTTCTGATCGGAGGAACTTCACACGGAACGCTTCATGTTTTGAAATATATACATGTTTTGGTGCTGACATAACAGCTTACTCAGCCTTGAAAGGAACCAGCCAGGTGCTGATTCCTCCCTATGAGCTTTTCAAAGTCACTGACATCGAGACAGATGCACAGAGGTGTAAAGTCGTCTACAGACTGAAGAGCAACCTGAACTGTCTTTATGACAGAGAGAGCAATACGCTACATCTGATATCTGCATTACCAGCCGGAGGATTCTGGCTCATTGTTACCATCACTTGTGTAATTATTGTGTCTCTTTTGCTTCCCTTTGTCGTTGTGAAGGTTTTAGAAAACTATAAGAAAACTGCTATTTACAGTGCTTCATCTTTGCATAACAGCACTTACTTTCCTGTCAGAGTTGCCACTTAA
- the LOC141003000 gene encoding ecto-ADP-ribosyltransferase 4-like — MKFCKGPVHVRKSVRNRTSLCVLLVVAFLLYHDPFLLLWWSQKPAEKPKTGGVHLDMATESIDDMYDGCRSETASVIDVFGVYEWHVNRNFSYAWAAVERLAKKPVHKNLTEEHAIVLYMYTKIKNIKRDFNKAVKTGKHKYSTYGFKFHYFYFYLTDAVQVLRHNQTSCRTSYHRTRKQFDHNVINTNMRFGAFTWAASSKQSFEFNGNVSCFEIHSCFGADITYYSASNQMGQVLIPPYEVFTVTDVLTNDPWCNVVYKLQSTKIPRRDLNCNLNRRQKQLYFATFSTQNTQIQAGSVGMVLIWLMLLTIISLVLVKRKQKCFVAAVLGSLLVLLIVLLMLKVSH; from the exons ATGAAGTTTTGCAAAGGACCAGTGCATGTGCGGAAGTCAGTGAGAAACCGGACAAGCCTCTgtgtgttgttggtggtggCATTCCTCTTGTATCATGACCCATTTCTACTCCTCTGGTGGTCTCAGAAACCTGCTGAG AAACCTAAGACTGGCGGTGTACATCTGGATATGGCAACAGAGTCCATTGATGACATGTACGATGGCTGCCGATCTGAGACAGCCTCTGTGATTGACGTGTTTGGCGTGTACGAGTGGCATGTCAACAGAAACTTCAGTTATGCCTGGGCTGCAGTTGAAAGACTTGCAAAGAAACCTGTGCACAAGAACCTGACTGAAGAGCACGCTATAGTTCTGTACATGTAcaccaaaattaaaaatatcaaacgAGATTTCAACAAAGCAGTGAAAACGGGGAAACACAAGTACAGCACTTATGGGTTTAAGTTCCActatttctacttttacctGACTGATGCTGTTCAAGTTCTGCGTCACAATCAGACGTCGTGCAGAACCAGCTATCACAGGACACGGAAACAGTTTGACCACAATGTCATCAACACGAACATGCGCTTTGGGGCTTTCACTTGGGCAGCTTCAAGCAAGCAGTCCTTTGAATTTAATGGcaatgtgtcatgttttgagATTCATTCATGCTTTGGTGCTGATATAACATATTACTCTGCTTCAAACCAAATGGGACAGGTGCTGATTCCTCCCTATGAGGTCTTCACAGTCACTGATGTCCTGACAAATGACCCATGGTGCAATGTGGTCTACAAGCTACAGAGCACCAAAATACCAAGGAGagatttaaattgtaatttgaaTCGAAGACAAAAGCAATTATATTTTGCaacattttcaacacaaaacactcaAATTCAAGCAGGAAGTGTTGGGATGGTGTTGATATGGCTAATGCTATTGACTATTATTTCTTTAGTTCTTGTAAAACGCAAGCAGAAGTGCTTTGTGGCTGCAGTGCTGGGTTCTCTGTTGGTGCTACTGATTGTTCTGCTGATGTTGAAAGTTAGCCATTGA
- the LOC141003016 gene encoding NAD(P)(+)--arginine ADP-ribosyltransferase 1-like → MAMIAVWAAVLMAYGASIGFTKNCAEPSLKVPLDLAPNAVDDMYTGCKDKMEYRVKKEYLQNEKNRDKNFTLAWDEAEKYYNKKWKRKKRPSTSLGKEQIMAIYVYTLNKPKIYLDFNDAVRTQRSKYKTTFRYHTLHFFLTDALQTLNARKPEAERCLTGYRRVNSYFSQDVLNKEIRFGSFTSSSMGLYPSADRFGDKSCFEIVTCSGADVSLYSKLGELEREVLIPPYEVFKVTKIERRSEQKSLPCEVVYKVKSTGKTLSNTNCVLF, encoded by the exons ATGGCAATGATAGCAGTTTGGGCAGCAGTGCTAATGGCATATGGAGCCTCTATAGGATTTACAAAG AACTGTGCAGAACCCAGTTTAAAAGTTCCACTGGATTTAGCTCCAAACGCTGTAGATGACATGTACACTGGCTGCAAAGACAAGATGGAGTACAGGGTAAAGAAGGAGTACCTGCAGaatgagaaaaacagagataaaaacTTCACTCTGGCCTGGGACGAAGCAGAAAAATACTACAACAAAAAATGGAAGCGTAAGAAGCGACCTTCCACCTCCCTGGGAAAAGAGCAGATCATGGCTATTTATGTTTATACCCTCAACAAACCAAAAATCTATCTTGATTTCAATGATGCAGTTCGAACCCAGAGGTCTAAGTACAAGACCACATTCAGGTATCACACACTTCACTTCTTCCTGACTGACGCCCTTCAAACCCTTAACGCTCGCAAACCAGAAGCAGAAAGATGTCTCACTGGCTACCGCCGAGTCAACAGCTACTTTAGCCAAGATGTTCTCAACAAGGAGATTCGCTTTGGCTCTTTTACCTCCAGCTCAATGGGATTGTACCCCAGCGCTGACAGATTTGGAGACAAGTCATGCTTTGAGATTGTCACATGCTCTGGAGCAGACGTCTCGCTGTACTCTAAGCTCGGGGAGTTGGAGAGAGAAGTGCTGATTCCTCCTTATGAAGTCTTCAAAGTGACAAAGATAGAGAGGAGATCTGAGCAGAAGAGTCTTCCATGTGAGGTGGTGTACAAAGTGAAAAGCACGGGGAAAACTCTGTCCAACACTAATTGTGTCCTTTTCTGA
- the LOC140997741 gene encoding ecto-ADP-ribosyltransferase 5-like: MADDAVDDMYSNCKTKMAEMVKHTYFKRENFGEFARVWNAASTCATKTQTTTMNLYSKDKDDMELTKDHIQAICVYTSDSLKFYKTLNNAVQTDRAIYGTFFLFHSLHFWLTSAVQILNKKCDITYRRTSRRFTGNVGDIVRFGFFASSSIRMDLKQFGKETCFKIFTCSGGAIEKYSVVKSEMEVLIPPYEKFMIKEKIEDRSLYGLTDCNVVYILEGLGVFSNLDCHISNLHYRRKVFHWWRKQIRFD, from the coding sequence ATGGCTGATGATGCTGTTGATGACATGTACTCCAACTGCAAAACGAAAATGGCTGAGATGGTCAAGCACACATACTTTAAAAGAGAGAACTTCGGAGAATTTGCACGTGTCTGGAATGCTGCATCAACCTGTGCAACGAagacacagacaacaacaaTGAATCTATACAGTAAAGACAAAGACGATATGGAGTTAACTAAAGATCACATACAAGCAATCTGTGTTTATACATCAGATTCTCTAAAGTTTTATAAGACGTTAAATAATGCAGTCCAGACTGACAGAGCAATCTATGGCACCTTCTTCCTGTTTCACTCCTTACATTTCTGGCTGACATCTGCTGTACAGATCctcaataaaaaatgtgacattactTACAGACGAACCTCTCGTAGGTTTACTGGTAATGTCGGCGACATTGTTCGGTTtggtttctttgcctccagctCTATTAGAATGGATTTGAAACAGTTCGGTAAAGAGACCTGCTTTAAAATTTTTACATGTTCAGGTGGTGCAATAGAAAAATATTCAGTAGTTAAAAGTGAGATGGAGGTGCTCATTCCACCCTATGAGAAGTTCATGATAAAGGAGAAAATAGAGGACAGATCTCTTTACGGACTGACAGACTGCAATGTTGTGTATATCCTGGAAGGACTTGGAGTTTTCAGCAACTTGGACTGCCATATTTCTAACTTACATTACAGGAGGAAAGTCTTCCACTGGTGGAGAAAACAAATtagatttgattga